TTGCGACCTTGTTGGCCGAAGGTGACGGCGGCGGCTACGGGCTGCACAGCGAGATGTTCACCGACGGCTGCATGCGACTACACCGCGCCGGCAAGGTCACCAACACCGGTAAGGGACAGTACGACGGCGTGAGCGTGACCACCTTCGCGTTCGGCTCACCGGAGCTGTACGAATGGCTGGACGGCAATACCGATGTCGCGTTCCTGCCGGTGGAGATTGTCAACGCGCCGGAGGTAATCGGCGCCAACAACGACATGATCTCGATCAACGGTGCGCTCTCGATCGACATCCAGGGACAGGTTGTCGCCGACACCATCAACGGGGGACAGTTCAGCGGGATCGGTGGCGCCGAGGACTTCGTCGCCGGGGCCGGGCTGGAGCTGTCGGATCGTTCTCTGATCTGCCTGCCCTCAACCTTCGAAAAGGATGGTGTGCTGCAGTCGCGCATTGTGCCGTGGTTCGGCCCGGGTGCCGTCATCACCACGCCGCGTCATCAGGTCGACGTGATCATCACCGAGTACGGCGCCGCAGAGCTGGAGGGCAGAACGGTCCGAGAGCGCGGAGAGGCGCTGGCATCCATCGCCCACCCTCAGTTCCGGGATGAGCTGTTGGCGGCTGCTGAGCGTGCGTCGAATGGCCGCTCGCCGGTCCGCTGAGTTCGTTAACTACCTTGGGCGGCAGCGCGGTTCGCGGCGAGCTGGGTGCGGGAGTAGTAGGTGCGCCAGCCGGGTTGACCGAATCGGCGTCGCAATGTGAAGTAGGCGGGACCGAATCGGCCGGCGAGCGGTACGGGGATGGCTCGCCAGAACGCCGCATGCAGATATCGCTCCAGCCGGTCAATCGCGGTGACGCGCAGCCCGAGGCCTGCATGGAACTTCTCGGGGACTCCCGTCAGGATGCCAACGCGGATGGTGCGGGTCAGCGGCAGTGAGATCAGGCGCCACAGTGGCATGGGAAGCAGGCCCCATCCGCGGGGTTTGGCGGGGTTCAGGGCATGGTCGACGATGAATTGCACCTGTGGGTTGACCTCGAGGGTGTTCTCGACGATCGGCTGCCAGTAATCGCAGAACTCTGCATAGGTGTTGGGCAGGCTGCGGACCCCGAAGCGACGCCCCACCTCGTTGAGTGCCCGGTAGGCCTGCTCGCGTTCATCGGTATCGGCGAAAAGCCGGAACTGGTCGGCGATATCGAGGCCGCCTTTGAGGATCGAGCCCCAGGTCCAGTTCCAGACGTCCTTGTTCCAGGCGTGATAGCCGGTGCCGTCAGGCATGGATCCGGCGATCGGGCGGTGCAGCTCGTGCAGTCCGTGCGCCACCTCATCGGCTTCGGGCCCGGCGAACACGATGCCCATCACCATCTCGTAGGTGCTGATCAGTCGGCGGCTGGCGGCCTGCAAGTTCGGGATGGCCTCGCTGCCGTTGAGGGCGCGGTCCTTTTCGCTGAGTACGTGGGCGATCTTTGGATGCAGGGTCGGCATGATCAGCGCCGGCACGTTGGCGTACATCAGAACCAATGGATGGCCAACGATGTCGCGGCCCAGAGAACCTTCAGCAAGCGGATCATCGACTGTGCCCGCCGAGGTGCGTTGGGGGCGGGCGGTTTCAGGATCAACGTCCGCTGTGGCGGGATTGTCCGGGAAGGTGTCGCGGGTGGGCGTTGATGTCACAACAAGGCTCCTCACAGCAGCATCAGACCTATTGATAAAACGGTCGTCTTCTCATTCGGTGGCAAGGTAGCACGTCGATGCCGGGGCGACTAGTCGACGATGCGTGGGCTACGCGTCGCCGCTGTTCAAGCGTGGTGACTGAGGTGTGTATCTACCGGGGGTCACGCGCGTCAGGTGAGCGTTCGTCGGCGGTCAGGACGATGCGCTCGAGCAAGATGCGGGCCGGGTCGAGGATGTCGAGCAGAGTGGCGGCCGGTGCCGATCCGAGGTGCTGCACCATCAGCTCGTTCACGCCGCCAAGAGCGCCGATCAACAAGGCCCGGTCTGCCGTGGTGCTGGCCGGGTCGGGTCCGGCCGGGCCGCGGACTCGACGCAGATGGTGCGTCATGACGCCGGCGAAATCGGCCAGCCCTTTGGAGCGGCGCGCACGAATGCGGTCTGTGGAAGCAACTGCTTCTATAACCAGACTCTGGGTGAAGGCCGGCTGGGACGCCAGCGTTCCCAAATAGGTTCGCAGTCCGGCTTCGATCACTTCGGCGGCGGTGCGGGCACTATCGCCCGCCGCCAGCATCTGCTCGGTGACCAATTCCACCGCCGCGTAAGTGGCTAGAAACGCCGCTTCCTTATCCGGATACAACTCGTAGAACGTTTTAGTGGAAATCCCTGCCCGCGCAGCGATCTGACGCACACTGGCTCCGGCATACCCGTTCTCGGCCACCACTTCTACGGTCGCAACCCGCAGCCGCGTTTCCTGGGATCGACGCACTTCGTCACGCGTGAATCCATGTCGATGGCGGGGAAGCGCGGAGACCGCATTACCTGTCGTATCCCACAACGACCGCCCGGCCGGGCCGGGGCCACTCGCAGGATTGGTTTCGCTCACCCGCCCGTCCTACGCCACGGCGGAGCCAATAGCAACAACCATGCGGGTGGGGCCGTCGGAGATGTCGATCGTCTAGCCCTGCTCGACGGTGTTGTTGTTACCGGACTTGGAGACTTCCGGTTCCCCGGAGTAGTAGGTGACCTTATTGTCGAACCCCGAGACGCCGATCTTGCCGGCTGTTTCCAGGTGCACCGTGTTCTCGACACCGGAGACCGTGAGGGTGTCGCAATTGCCCGTGATTTCAACGGTATTGGACACTCCGCTGACGTTTACCAGACAACCGTCGCAGTTGACCGCGACCTGTTTATGCGTGCCGGAGACGTTGAAGGTCGAACCCGCGGGCACGAAGGTGGGGCCCGCGGGCGCGCTCGACGAGGAAGTCGCGCGGGTCCGCGTCGGAAGCGGCACGAGCGTCGACCTGACGGGCAGTGTCGCCGTGGGGCTCGAACTCGTCCGCACGTGCTGGGGCAGTGTGGGTTTGGCGGCGTAGAAGACGAGTCCGGCCACTCCCGCCGTGACCAGGGCGAAGAAGACTATGAATCGTCGGCGGAATCTGCGGACGGAGGGCCGGGGCGGATACGGCGTCCCGTAGACCGGCGGGAGCGGGTACTGGCCCGACGCCGTCGGCGGATACGGGTTCGGTTTCGTGACACCCAGTTCCGACGTCCGCGCCGTCTCGTTCAGGGAGCGTTCCAGCTCTCTGATTCGGGCTTCGGGGTCACCGTCCGGCTCCACCCACAGATAGTCCCACATGGGGGCCGGCGCGACGGTAGCGTTTTGACTATGGGGTCCTCCGAGATTGTCGCTGCCGAACCACAACTGTTCGTCACCGACTTCGAACGCGCCATCGGCTTCTACGTCGACACGCTCGGATTCGAAGTGGCCTTCACCTACGGCGAGCCGCCCTTCTACGGTCAGGTGCGGCGCGGAGGGGCGAGCCTGAACCTACGCAAGGTCAATGGCCCGGTGTATGACGGCAATTTCCTTGCCATGGAACATGATCCGCTTGCCGCCACGCTCACGACCTACAAGCTGGGCCCCTTGCACGACGAGTACCAGGCGGCGGATGTGGTCTTCCATCAGCCCCTGCAGACCGAGGAGTGGGGCAGCGTCACTTTCATCGTGAAGGACCCCGACGGGAACCTGCTGTTGTTCTCGGGTGCGGAAGCCTGAAAAGAAGCTCTCGCCATCCGGGCGTTGAGCGATGACAATGAGGCATGCGATTGCCAACCTCATTTGAAGGACTTGTGACTGACGGCGGCAAGTCCATCGTCTATGGCGAGCCGTACACGACGGCCGACGGCACCTTGGTCATCACGGTTGCCAAGGTGCGCAGCCGGGGCCGCGGCGCCGACGGTGAAGCCCTGGAAACGCGTGCGAGACCATTAGGAGTCTTCGTCGTCAAGGACGGGAATGCTCAATGGCAGCCCGCTTTTAACGCCGATCGGGCCTCGACCCTGGGCATACTCACCGGAATGGTCGCGGCGGTGTTGGGACTGACAGCCCTGATCCGCCGGCCGCCGTGGCCTGATCTCACCTTGCCGGGATGGTCACCGGCAGAAAACCCGCACTGGTTCCGCGACAGGCGCTAACCGCTCAGCGCCTGCCGCGGTAGCCAATCGCTACTTCGGGGTGACGGTCTCCTTGAAGGTCCCGTCGCCCTGGTTCAGCCAGGTGATGGTGCCCTTCTGGAATTCGCCGATCCAGCCGCCCTTGGCGACATCGGGTCCGCCGGCCGTCTCCGCCTCGTCGGCGGTGGGGAAGCCGAGCGTGCCGCCCGCGCCGCCCTGCTCGGTGTACACCTTCAGGATTTCACCCTGAACCAGATGCGCACCGGTGGACGGCGAGCTGAAGATCGTGCCCTTGGCGAAGGCCTGCACCGTGCCGTCGCCCACCTTCTCGGGCTGCCCGGTCGGCAAGCCGAGCTTGGCTTCTCCACCGGCCTTGGTGTACGCCTCGGCGACCGGCGGCTCCAGCGTCACATCGCCGACACCCGGCACATTGACGGTGGAGGGAGCCCCGGCCACGACGGAGGACACCGCACTGCTGGCCGACGAAGCGGCACTCGATGCGGCGCTACCACCAGCGCTGATGGCCGAGGATGCCGCACTGGTCGCGCTCGACAGCGACTCCTTGGCGGCGTTTTTGTCATCTTGAGAACACGCGACGACGACTGCTGCTGACATGGCGACGATGGAAACCGCGCCTGCTGCTCGTTTCATCAGATTGGTATCCATGAACCGAACGTAACAATGTAAACCGGGCCAATAGGTGAGTTTTTCGATGTTCACCAATTGGTCATCGGGCGATTTCGGTGGAAAAAGGCGCGTTGAACGCACGAAAATGCACCGAAATTACGCGAAAAACTACGAAACCGGTGTCAGCTCGCAGACGTAGTCGCCGACGACGATGTGTACCTCGGTCGCATCCGGAACCGTGGGGGTGGGCACGACGTTGAGCTGGAACTGCTCACGGCCGAACTCATCGGTGGTCCCCGGCCACTGTTCCTGCAGGATGTCGCTGATCAGACCGGCGACTGCGGGTTCGGTGATGCGGTAGGTCTCGGCCTGGCAGAACTTCGAGTACACCTCGGTGACCCGGATGCGCGCCTTTTCGATGGGCAGGGTGCCCAGGTCATCGCCGGTTTCCGGATCGCGTACCGCGGTCCCGGTGGCCCCGATGACCGAGAAGATCATCCCGACCTCGACACCGGCCTCATCGCCCTTGTTGACCAGCACCGAGTAGCGGTCGACGATATCGGCGACCTTCCCGATGATCGGGTCGACGGGCTCCGGCTCCAGTTCACCAGCCGATTGCTCCGCTGGTTTCGTCTCTTCAGGCATTGCCCACGCCGACGGTGTAGTTGTTGGGGCGCGACGCGGTCTCGATCTTTTGCCGCTCCGGCTGCCCGGCGGTCTCGGCCGTCGCGAAATCGGTCTTGGCCTTGGCCACCGCGGCACTCGAGACGTTCTCCGACTCGCGCAGCGCCTGGAAGGCGTGGCGCAAAGTCAGGCGGCTGATGGTCAGCGCGAGGTTCAGCGCGCTGGAGGCGGACTGCTTGTTGCCCTCGTTGAGGTCGTTCGATGCGGTCGCAAGGTGCTTGTCCACGTCGATCATGCCCTGCAGGGTCACCATCGTGGCGTACGCCGACTGCCCGACATTGCGGTCAAGCTTGTTGCTCTGCTGAATGCGGTGATACAGATCGGCAATCAAGATCCCGGAGACGAGGGCAAGCAGCGGTGTGACGATGCCCTGGACGAATCGGACGAGTTCGGTGTCGCCCGCCGTGAAGCCGACAACCGCCGCGACGATGGTTGCGACAACCGCCGCTCCGACGATCGTCCAATGAACCAGCGTGGGCTTCGGGGGAAGCTGATCTGAATTTGCCAACGTCGTTACCGTCCGTTCGGTGAGTGGACACATTCATTGCATCCGTGACCCCATGAGCACTGACCGGAGCATGCTAACACCGTGTACAGCTTCATCCAAGGTGAGGTTACGTGCATTACTCGATGTTTGCTGAGTGTTGCGATCGCGTCGGATTTCTCCGAATATTGTTGAATCGCAAGGGGTATCGATGGGGGCCCTATCGGGCAGTTCTTAGCACTGTTGCGCGGCGGCGGCGTTCGTCGCCACGATCACCGCAGCTTGCCGGTCCGCGGGCAGCTCGTGCCAGGACTTGTGAAATGTCCCGGGGCCGACGTTCCCAGTGGTCTGGATGGACTGCAGATAGCCCTCCACGAGCTGGGTGGGGCCATCCTGCTTCCCGGTCATCCAGTCGGCGGCCGCACGGCAGGCCTGGTAGTACTCCTCTTCCAGTGAACTGGGTGCGGCGTCCACGGACGTTGTGACGCCCGCTGGCGACATTCCCGAGCCGGAGGCCGGAGGCTGCGCCGCCGGTGCCTCGATCGGGGTGGTGGAGGCGCCGGCCGGGTTGGGGGCCGCCTTCTCGTCGGATTTCGACGTGCATGCCGCACCGATCAACTGGACACAGAGGGCCATCAGGGTCGCGGCGATGCGGATTGGGACGGTCACCACTCCAAAGTAGCAAGTGCCTACCAGCGGCAACATTTACTCACTCAGAGCTTTTGCCCTGGGGGCAAAACCGCAGGAAAACGCCGGTACCATTTCAGCTGTGATGGGACACAGGGGTTTTCAGGGGTGGTGTTGCGGCTAGCCGCCACCATCCCTGCCCCTGCCATCGATTTGAGCCTTCATGACCACTGCATCTGTCCTGGATCTGCGCCGCCCTGGTTCCGCCGGATCCTCGCCCACTCGCCTGCGACTGCCGGATCTGCTCCGCATCACCGATGAGGGCGCCGACGACGCCCTGCACGGTCGCTTCGACCATCTGCTGCCCGAGGGCGGCCTTCCGGTCGACGAGCGCTGGGCCACCCGTATTCACGCCGACGACGAGCTCGATGTCTGGCTGATCAGCTGGGTGCCCGACAAGTCCA
This genomic window from Mycobacteroides chelonae contains:
- a CDS encoding DUF3060 domain-containing protein, producing MWDYLWVEPDGDPEARIRELERSLNETARTSELGVTKPNPYPPTASGQYPLPPVYGTPYPPRPSVRRFRRRFIVFFALVTAGVAGLVFYAAKPTLPQHVRTSSSPTATLPVRSTLVPLPTRTRATSSSSAPAGPTFVPAGSTFNVSGTHKQVAVNCDGCLVNVSGVSNTVEITGNCDTLTVSGVENTVHLETAGKIGVSGFDNKVTYYSGEPEVSKSGNNNTVEQG
- a CDS encoding VOC family protein, producing the protein MGSSEIVAAEPQLFVTDFERAIGFYVDTLGFEVAFTYGEPPFYGQVRRGGASLNLRKVNGPVYDGNFLAMEHDPLAATLTTYKLGPLHDEYQAADVVFHQPLQTEEWGSVTFIVKDPDGNLLLFSGAEA
- a CDS encoding LGFP repeat-containing protein, translating into MDTNLMKRAAGAVSIVAMSAAVVVACSQDDKNAAKESLSSATSAASSAISAGGSAASSAASSASSAVSSVVAGAPSTVNVPGVGDVTLEPPVAEAYTKAGGEAKLGLPTGQPEKVGDGTVQAFAKGTIFSSPSTGAHLVQGEILKVYTEQGGAGGTLGFPTADEAETAGGPDVAKGGWIGEFQKGTITWLNQGDGTFKETVTPK
- a CDS encoding lipoprotein LpqV — protein: MLPLVGTCYFGVVTVPIRIAATLMALCVQLIGAACTSKSDEKAAPNPAGASTTPIEAPAAQPPASGSGMSPAGVTTSVDAAPSSLEEEYYQACRAAADWMTGKQDGPTQLVEGYLQSIQTTGNVGPGTFHKSWHELPADRQAAVIVATNAAAAQQC
- a CDS encoding TetR/AcrR family transcriptional regulator, producing the protein MSETNPASGPGPAGRSLWDTTGNAVSALPRHRHGFTRDEVRRSQETRLRVATVEVVAENGYAGASVRQIAARAGISTKTFYELYPDKEAAFLATYAAVELVTEQMLAAGDSARTAAEVIEAGLRTYLGTLASQPAFTQSLVIEAVASTDRIRARRSKGLADFAGVMTHHLRRVRGPAGPDPASTTADRALLIGALGGVNELMVQHLGSAPAATLLDILDPARILLERIVLTADERSPDARDPR
- a CDS encoding oxygenase MpaB family protein, translating into MTSTPTRDTFPDNPATADVDPETARPQRTSAGTVDDPLAEGSLGRDIVGHPLVLMYANVPALIMPTLHPKIAHVLSEKDRALNGSEAIPNLQAASRRLISTYEMVMGIVFAGPEADEVAHGLHELHRPIAGSMPDGTGYHAWNKDVWNWTWGSILKGGLDIADQFRLFADTDEREQAYRALNEVGRRFGVRSLPNTYAEFCDYWQPIVENTLEVNPQVQFIVDHALNPAKPRGWGLLPMPLWRLISLPLTRTIRVGILTGVPEKFHAGLGLRVTAIDRLERYLHAAFWRAIPVPLAGRFGPAYFTLRRRFGQPGWRTYYSRTQLAANRAAAQGS